Genomic window (Terriglobales bacterium):
CCGGAACCGCGGCAGTTCGGGGATGGCGTGGGCGGAGCGAATCCCGGCTTCGGCCAGCCCCGCAGCATCGGCGACGCGCGCCAGTTGCAGTTCGCGCTTCGCCTGACGTTCTAGGGCGGCGGGCCTGTTCGGCCCCTGCCCTGTCGGAGGGAGGATGGAATGGCAGTGACCGAGATCAAGCAGTACTTCCGGCCGGCCAACCCGGCGGAAGTGGTGGAACTGCTGGGCCGCTATGGTGCTGCGGCCCGGATCCTCGGTGGCGGAACCTTTCTGCACGGCGTCGCGGCCCGCGGCCTGGGCTTGCACCTGGATGCCCTCATCGATCTGCAGGGCGCCGGGCTTTCCTACGTTCGGCAAGAACAGGACGCGCTGGTCATGGGAGCGGCCACCACCATGGCCACTCTCGCGGCCGCCAATCCGCTACAGACTGCCCCCTTTGCCGGCATTGCGGACTCGCTGCGCTATCCCCCGGCCCAGATCCGCAATCTGGCCACGGTAGGCGGATGCCTTGCCGCGGCCTCACCGCTGTTTGATTTGCCCGTGGCATTGTTGGCGCTGGACGCCTCGGTCCACGTTCTCGGGCCGCGTGGGAAGCGCGCCATCCCTTTGCACGAATTCTTCCTTGACTACTTCGAGAGTGCGTTGCAGCCGGATGAGTTCCTGACCGAAGTGCGCATCCCCCGCTTGCCGCCGAAGTCAGCCAGCGCCTTCCTCAAGATGGAAACCAACGCCAATGACCTGGCAGTGCTCAACGTGGCCGTGCGGCTCACGCTTGTCGATCCGGGAACTTGCCGCGAAGCGCGCGTCGTCCTGGGCGGTGGGGTTGGCAAGACGCCGGTGCGGGCGCTCTCTTCTGAGAAGGTCCTCGCCGGAAAGCAGATCACTGCCGGACTGGTGGCAGAGGCCGCCGAGAAGGTGACTTCTGACGTCCACCCCGTTTCCGATCATCGGGCCTCGGCGAAGTATCGCAGTGCCTTGGCCAAGGTGCTGGTACGCCGGGCCCTGGGGCAGGCGCTGGAGCGCCTTGGCATCGAGCGCGGGCCGGCTCAGGAGAAGCGATGAAACAGGTCATCCAGCTCAATATCAATGGTGAACCCCATGAGGTCATGGCTGAGCCCCACGACACCTTGCTCGGCGTGTTGCGCGAAGACCTTGGTCTGATGGGCACCAAGCAAGGATGCGACACCGGCGGCTGCGGCTGTTGCACCGTGCTCCTCGATGGCCAGGCGGTCTATTCCTGCATGCTCTTTGCCATGGCAGCCCAGGGCAGGAAGATCACCACCATCGAGGGGCTCAAGAGCAACGGCAAACTGGATCCCCTGCAGGAAGCGTTCATCCAGACCGGAGCAGTCCAGTGCGGTTACTGCACCTGCGGAATGATTCTGGCGGCCAAGTCCTTCCTGTCAGAGAGTCCGTCCCCGAGTGATGAGCAGATACGCGGCGGCATCGCCGGAAATCTGTGCCGTTGCACCGGTTATCAGAAGATCGTCGACGCTATCCGCATGGCCGCTACTCGCGGCTGAACGAGGGCACGCGATGTCCATGAACGTCATAGGAAATCCGATCCCCAAGCCCGATGCCTACGACAAGGTCACCGGCGGCAAAGGCTACCCGGTCAACGTTCGCCTTCCCGGAATGCTGCACGCCCGGATCCTTCGCAGCCCTTACCCCCACGCCCGCATCCTTCAAGTGGATACCGCTGAGGCGGAGCGGCTGCCCGGCGTCAAGGCGGTGCTGGTGCCTTCGGATGTGCCCCAGATCAAGTTCCACCCTGTGTATTTCGCACCCAGCGAAGCCCTGAGCATGGTCCGCGACATGCTCATCCTCAGCGACACCGTGCGCTTCGCCGGCGAGCCTGTGGCCGCAGTGGCCGCCACCCGGCCGGAGATTGCGGAGAAGGCGCTGGAACTGATTCACGTGGAGTACCAGCAGCTTCCCGCCGTGTTGGATCCCGAGGAGGCCATGAAGCCGGGAGCGCCGCAGATCCACGCACACGCCCCCAATAACATTGCCCTCAACCCTTCGTTCAGTTTTGGAGACCTGGAGAAAGGCTTCGCCGAAGCGGACTTTATTTTCGAGAACACCTATCAGACGCAGCGGGTGCACACCTGCTACATGGAGCCGCGCGTCTGCGTGGTCGACAGCGACGCTCGCGGCAACTTGACCGTCTGGTCCTCCACCCAGCACCTGTTCGGATTGCGGGAGAAGCTGGCTTTCGCCCTCGGGATTCCGGTGGGCAAGGTCAAGGTAGTGCGGCCGCCTTACATTGGCGGCGGTTTTGGCGGCAAGCTCGACATGGGCTTCATCGAGCCTATCTGCGCCCTGCTCAGCCTGAAGGCCGGCCGTCCCGTACGCGCCGAACACACCCGCTATGAGGATTTCATCACCACCGCGCGCAACCCCATCAAGATCCACCTGAAGACCGGTGTCAAGAAGGATGGCACCTTCACCGCCCGCTACGCCAAGAGCATTCTGGACACGGGTTCACACGCCACCCACGGTGCCGTGGTCCTGATGGTGCATGGCTTCTACGGCTTTCTGCTGCCCTATCGCTGTCCCAACCAGAAGTGGGAGGGCTGTTCCGTCTACACCAACAACATGATTGGTGGAGGCTTCCGCGGCTATGGCGCCCCGCAAGCTGCCTTTGCCGTGGAGTCGCACGTCGACGAGATTTGCCATGCCATGAAGCTCGATCCCATCGAGTTCCGCCTGAAGAATGCGCACCGGGAGGGCGAGCCTCATCCTTTCGAGCCGTCGTTCACGCTCTCCACCTATCGGCTGGCAGACTGTCTCCAGCAGGGATCGGCGAAAATCGGCTGGAACCAGCGGCACGCCAACCGGTCCAACGGCAGCAAGCGACGCGGTACCGGATTCGCCTGCCAGCCGCTTTGGGTGAGCGGCTGCGTGGGCTTCCCGGACATCTATGAGCATTCCGGGGCCATCCTCAAGCTCAACGTGGATGGCAGCGTCGATCTCTCCACCGCCACCATCGACATGGGCTGCGGGCAGCACACGGTACTCGCCCAGATTGCGGCTGAAGAATTGGGCGTGCCCTTCGAAGCGGTGCGCATCACCTACGCCGACACCGAGACTGTGCCCTTCGACGCTCCCAGCCACGCCAGCCGCGTGACCTATTCCTCCGGCAACGCTGTGCGCGCTGCCGCCGCTTCGGCCAAGAAGCGTCTCCTGGCCATCGCCGGACCCATGCTGCAGGCACCGCCCGAAGAATTGGAGACGGCGAACGGCTTGGTGCGCGTCAAGGGTTCGCCCGACCGCTCGGTCTCCGTTGCCGATGTTGTCCGCCAGGCCGAGTCTCCCTACATCCAGATGGTCCCGGACGGTATGCGCAAGACTTCCCTCGACGAAAAAGGAACCATCCTGGGAATGGCCTCGCTGGCGCCGACCTCCAATCCTTCTCCCGCGACCGCCGAATTCGTCGAGGTCGAAGTGGACACCGAAACCGGCGAAGTCAAAGTGCTTCGCGTCGTGTTCGCCCACGATATCGGCCGCGTCATCAATCCCACCGGAGCCGAAGGACAGGTCGAAGGCGGCTTTCAGCAGGGACTCGGCTATGCGCTCATGGAAGACCTGGCCTTCGATCATTCCAACGGCGCCTGCCTGGCGGCGGACTTCCTCAATTACAAGATCCCCACCGCATTGGAGATGCCCTCTCGGATCGAAAGCATATTCGTGGAATCCAACGAACCTACAGGGCCTTTTGGCGCCAAGTCGCTGGCCGAGTCTTGCCTCATCGTCCCCGCCCCTGCTATCGCTAACGCCATCTACGATGCAGTGGGCGTACGCGTGCGTGACTTGCCCATTACTCCCGAAAAGATTCTCGCCGGACTCGGTAAGCTTTGATGACCTCTCCCCAAGGCGTTGATTCGAGCTCGACCCGATCGCAACGCCTGACCGCTAAACGCAAGATTCCACTTGATTTAAATCATTCGAAGTGACAGACTCGCTGCCTTGCAAGGGGGACTAGGGCCATGCGTCGACGTTTCGTTGAAGTGATTGCGACATTGATTGCTGCAGTCGTGTTTCTCATGGGCAGCGCCCTCGGCCAGCAACTGGCTACTTTGAGGCTGACCGTGGATGACTCCACCGGAGCCGTCGTTCCCGGCGCCAACGTCACACTGAGAAACAAGGAGACCGGCGCGAAGCGTACCGCCGTCACCGACGCCAATGGCTCGGCTGTGCTTGCGGGCGTTCCCGCCGGCAGCTACGACCTGACGGCAGAGGCCAAAACCTTCAGCCCGCAAACCGTTCCCGTGCAACTCACCGTCGGCCAGATCGCGACTCTCACCGTCCGCTTGGGGATCGAGGTGCGCCAGCAGGTCGAGGTGCAGGCTACGGCCCAGACCATCGATCCGGAAAAGTCTGACGTCAGCCAGGTCATCGAGTCGCGCAAGATCGCCGATCTTCCCATCTCCGGACGCGACTTCATCGACTTCGTATTGCTCACCCCCTCGGTGGCGGTGGGAAGAAGTACTGCGGTCGGCGCCCAGTCGCCCTTCACCGAGACCGTCCTCAAGCTCAGTTTCGGCGGCACGCGCGAGAGCCACACTTCCTTCTTCGCGCTCGACGGCATCGACTACACCACCAGCATCTCGGGCGTGCAGCGCGTCAGCCCTTCCCAGGACTGGGTGCAGGAATTCCGGGTCGTGGAAAGCCCTTACAACACCGACACCGGACGCAGCCTGGGTTCGGTCGTCAACACCATCACCAAGTCCGGCACCAATGACCTGCACGGCACCTTGTACGAGTACTTTCGCAACAACGCGTTGAATGCCAATAATCTTCTGTCGGCGCCCGGGTTTACCACCCTGCGATTCAACCAGTTCGGCGGCACCTTGGGCGGACCGCTCCGCAGGGAAAAGAACTTCTTCTTCGCCGGGTATGAAGGCCAGCGCCGGGCGGAGTCGCCCATTTACTCCAGTTTCATCCTCAACACCATCAACCCGAATCCAGCCACCTGCCCGGTGTTGCCGCCGCCCGGAACCTTCAATCCCGGTTGTCTCAGCATCAACGGCAGCAAGCAGTTCTTCGGCTTGCAGCCGGAGACTCTGGGCTCCATCCTTTCCGTGGACAACTACGACAAGTTCTTCGTCAAGATCAACAACGTCCTGAGCGAGCGCACCTTCTGGAACATCGGCTACCTGTTCAACGACACCCGCAAGGAAAACGTCCGTGGCGCGCCTCCGGGCGAGGGCTTGCCGTCTTCGTACCGCGATAACCCGGTCCGCGACCAGACTGTGTACACCAACCTGATCCACGTCCTTTCACCGGAGTGGACCACCTCCACGCTGTTGCAGTACGGCCGCCGCACCTTCGACCTCATCCCCAAAGGCGCAGGGCTGGAACCCGCCATCAGCATTCCCAATCTGCTTTCCGGCGGCGGATTCGTGGGCAGCGTCCGCTTCTATCGCGAGCAGCGCGTGCAGTTTGCGGAAAACGTTACCTGGACGCACGGCAAGCACACCGTCAGATTCGGCGGTGAGGTCCAGCCCGTCTGGACCAACACCCAGGTGCCGCTGTTCACTCCTGGCTTCGGGGTCTTCTGCCCCGACGGCTTCTTCGGACTGCCCATCTCCGGCTGTCGCCCCACGGTCACCCAGCCCATCGAGGAAGTCTTCCTTTTCCTCGAGCCGCGCGAATTCTTCGGCCAGCCCATCCCCGCGCGCACCGCTCCCTTCTTTAGCGACCTGTTCACCGGTCCCGCGGCCTCCATCTTCGACAACAGCACCCGAGTCAGCTACGTGCACAAGCTCTATTCGCTCTAC
Coding sequences:
- a CDS encoding FAD binding domain-containing protein, with product MAVTEIKQYFRPANPAEVVELLGRYGAAARILGGGTFLHGVAARGLGLHLDALIDLQGAGLSYVRQEQDALVMGAATTMATLAAANPLQTAPFAGIADSLRYPPAQIRNLATVGGCLAAASPLFDLPVALLALDASVHVLGPRGKRAIPLHEFFLDYFESALQPDEFLTEVRIPRLPPKSASAFLKMETNANDLAVLNVAVRLTLVDPGTCREARVVLGGGVGKTPVRALSSEKVLAGKQITAGLVAEAAEKVTSDVHPVSDHRASAKYRSALAKVLVRRALGQALERLGIERGPAQEKR
- a CDS encoding (2Fe-2S)-binding protein, yielding MKQVIQLNINGEPHEVMAEPHDTLLGVLREDLGLMGTKQGCDTGGCGCCTVLLDGQAVYSCMLFAMAAQGRKITTIEGLKSNGKLDPLQEAFIQTGAVQCGYCTCGMILAAKSFLSESPSPSDEQIRGGIAGNLCRCTGYQKIVDAIRMAATRG
- a CDS encoding molybdopterin cofactor-binding domain-containing protein, with the protein product MNVIGNPIPKPDAYDKVTGGKGYPVNVRLPGMLHARILRSPYPHARILQVDTAEAERLPGVKAVLVPSDVPQIKFHPVYFAPSEALSMVRDMLILSDTVRFAGEPVAAVAATRPEIAEKALELIHVEYQQLPAVLDPEEAMKPGAPQIHAHAPNNIALNPSFSFGDLEKGFAEADFIFENTYQTQRVHTCYMEPRVCVVDSDARGNLTVWSSTQHLFGLREKLAFALGIPVGKVKVVRPPYIGGGFGGKLDMGFIEPICALLSLKAGRPVRAEHTRYEDFITTARNPIKIHLKTGVKKDGTFTARYAKSILDTGSHATHGAVVLMVHGFYGFLLPYRCPNQKWEGCSVYTNNMIGGGFRGYGAPQAAFAVESHVDEICHAMKLDPIEFRLKNAHREGEPHPFEPSFTLSTYRLADCLQQGSAKIGWNQRHANRSNGSKRRGTGFACQPLWVSGCVGFPDIYEHSGAILKLNVDGSVDLSTATIDMGCGQHTVLAQIAAEELGVPFEAVRITYADTETVPFDAPSHASRVTYSSGNAVRAAAASAKKRLLAIAGPMLQAPPEELETANGLVRVKGSPDRSVSVADVVRQAESPYIQMVPDGMRKTSLDEKGTILGMASLAPTSNPSPATAEFVEVEVDTETGEVKVLRVVFAHDIGRVINPTGAEGQVEGGFQQGLGYALMEDLAFDHSNGACLAADFLNYKIPTALEMPSRIESIFVESNEPTGPFGAKSLAESCLIVPAPAIANAIYDAVGVRVRDLPITPEKILAGLGKL
- a CDS encoding TonB-dependent receptor; protein product: MRRRFVEVIATLIAAVVFLMGSALGQQLATLRLTVDDSTGAVVPGANVTLRNKETGAKRTAVTDANGSAVLAGVPAGSYDLTAEAKTFSPQTVPVQLTVGQIATLTVRLGIEVRQQVEVQATAQTIDPEKSDVSQVIESRKIADLPISGRDFIDFVLLTPSVAVGRSTAVGAQSPFTETVLKLSFGGTRESHTSFFALDGIDYTTSISGVQRVSPSQDWVQEFRVVESPYNTDTGRSLGSVVNTITKSGTNDLHGTLYEYFRNNALNANNLLSAPGFTTLRFNQFGGTLGGPLRREKNFFFAGYEGQRRAESPIYSSFILNTINPNPATCPVLPPPGTFNPGCLSINGSKQFFGLQPETLGSILSVDNYDKFFVKINNVLSERTFWNIGYLFNDTRKENVRGAPPGEGLPSSYRDNPVRDQTVYTNLIHVLSPEWTTSTLLQYGRRTFDLIPKGAGLEPAISIPNLLSGGGFVGSVRFYREQRVQFAENVTWTHGKHTVRFGGEVQPVWTNTQVPLFTPGFGVFCPDGFFGLPISGCRPTVTQPIEEVFLFLEPREFFGQPIPARTAPFFSDLFTGPAASIFDNSTRVSYVHKLYSLYVQDQWRVKPNLSLTLGLRYDVDVLPSAVDTKTTGPDLVSPGAFHPTDYNNFQPRIAFAYSFRGGKDVLRGGYGLFTAPFVYSDILVSWIGASEFTYMLDSNVGPFGPPLLPEFSDPNNTLIGFGASGAVGLPSGIFPGPSAFFNFASTGAYPTPIGPFPLQFPLGYAIRDFPNAYSQLASLELEHELSKNWFFSAGYQYIHALNLPIYDSVNGLPNPNGRDPVTGVPLPCAPAGSVAPTPVGKETFCPADPSFGFTLYVHPAGFSIYHAGTASLRKNFANHYSILANYTYSKSIDISTTINLPNVPENYLRHDLDRSVGDNDIRHRLTVAVLGESPKQWPRIVRDFKASILMNAQSARFFTINAGFDTNGDIFPFSDRVGTIGRNSYKGDPYFNMDLRVQRGFPLTEKLRADFSAEFFNLFNIVNVQDVSHVYGAPDFFTPIPQEFGDGITTPAGFGTPKFAAPARQIQFSIRLSF